The DNA segment GGAATACGACCTCGATTCGGGGCCGGACCCGGCGACCGTCGCGGCCTCGAGACCGGAGCCGATCGATCCGGCCGATCCCGTATACGCGGTCGGCATCGGCCCCGGGAACCTCGACTACCTGACCCCTCGAGGTGAACGGGCGATCCGGGAGGCCGACGTGGTCGTCGGCTTCGAGACCGTCGTCGAGTTCGTCGCCGACCTGACCGACGCCGACCTGCTAACGTGTGGCTATCGCGACGAACGCGAGACGCTCGAACGGTTCGCGGAGCGCGCCGCCGCCGGCGAGCGCGCCACCGCGGTGTTGATGGGGGATCCCAACCACTCGGGCTACCAGTTCGTCGGCAAGGTTCAGGACGCCGTCGAGAGACGTACCGTAGAGGCAGAATCAGCGTCACGATTCCGAGGACGTGACGAGACCGGAACCAGCGGTCGGCCGGTACGCGTCATTCCCGGCATCTCCTCGCTGCAGATGGCCGCGAGCCGCGCCCGAACGCCGATGGAGGACGCCCGGTTCGTAACGCTACACAAGAGCGGCGACGTCACGGAGGATCTCGCGAGGTTGGTCGAGGCCGTCGGCGAGCGCCACCTACTCGTGCTCCCGCGGCCGTTCGACTGGATGCCCGGCGACGTCGCCGATCACCTCCTCGAGGCGGGCGCGTCGGCGGATCTCGAGGCGCTGGTTCTCGAGCGGCTGACCCACGAGAACGAGACAATCACCCGGACGTCGCTCGGCGAACTCGCGGCTCACTCGGGCGGATCCGATCGGGAGAGCAGCCCCTTCTCCGATCTCTCCGTGCTGGTCGTCCGCGTCGGTGTCGAGTAAGGACGATCTCTCAGCGGTACTCCCCTTCTCCGTCGGTCGCGACGGGCTGGCGGCTTCCGGCCGGCGACCCCTCGAACGTCGCGAGGGACCCGTCGGCGTCTTCCTCCTCCCCAGCGAGGGTCCGCTGTCGTTCGATCTCCGCGTGGATCGCGTCGGTCACCCGCCGGTCCCTGCCGAACGGATCGGCGAGGGCGATGCCGCCGCGATCGAGTTCGAGCTTCTCGGGGATCCGCTCGTCCGTCGTCCCGTTCCGCGTCAGGAACAGCGGTACCGCCACGGCACGCTCCGTGTGGACGTTGTACCGGGCACACTCCACGGCGGGGTTCTGGAGGAGATAGCAGGTGACGACGTCCGCGTGGTTCGATCGTTCCCGGATTCGAGCCGCGTGATACTCCGCCGTCTGCCGGTGATACGGCAGCGAGCTGCTGCCCAGTCCGATGAGGACGAGCGTCGTTCCCTCGGAATCGACGAGGTTCGCTGCCCGTTCCATGATCAGGGCGGTGAGCGTCGGACTCCGACCGATCGGCTCGCAGTAGCGAACCTCCGAGTCGAGATACGAGAGCGCGGCGGGAACCGCGTCGATCGTCTCGTGGGAGTGAGCGATACAGGCCGGAAGTACGAACGTTCGGTCCGCGTCGATCGACTCGAGCCGACCTCGAAGCTCGCGGACCGGTTCCTCCGCGTAGGTCGCGACGTGGACCGCGTCGACGACACCACGGTCCTCGAGGCGTGCGGCATGCGTTCGCAGCGTTTCCGTGTCCTGTGTACCTTCCCGACCGATGAGCGTGAGTGCGTCGCCTGTCATGGTCCCTCCGAATCCACAAATTGACTTTACTTAAGCCAAGTGGAGTTGTAGACGGTTCGTCAGAGAGTAGCATATATCTTGGGATGGCCTCAGAATCCGCTCGATTCGACGGGAACCGGTAGCGACGGCGAGGCCGACGGCCGACCGCCAGCCCCGCACGAACCGGCCGATATGTGGATCTACCGACTAACTAAAGTACGCTTGTGCTAGAGACGGTACAACGATGTTCGGAAACGAGGCGCCCGGTCTAGAGATCGTGGAGTGGACGGTCGATCGATCGAAGTCCGCTCCGAGGAGCGGCGAATGAGGCTGGTGGTGGTCGGCGGATCCACGCTGACCGCGGGGATCGACGGGATCAGTGCCGCGGGGGCGAACCGCGACGCGATGCTCCACACGCCGAGCGCCGATCTGGAAATCCTCGAGTACGGCGACGTTACGCTCGCGCCGGCCGTCCCGGTGAGCCCGTCGGGCTGTCCGACGCCGGCGGTCGTGACCCGCGCCGTCCGCGAACTGGTGGGGTTCGACGTGACCCCGCTCGGCGCGGGACTCGCGCGGTCGAGCGCGGCGCCGACGGTCGATCTCGGCGACGGACCGGGTAGGGATGTCCGCGAGGAGGAGCCGGTCGCGAACGCCGGCGAACTGTTCGAATCCGCGCGGGAGTTCGCCCGGAGCCTCCCCGACTCGGCGCTGTTGATCGGCGAGACGATCCCGGGCGGGACGACCACCGCCATGGCCGTGCTCCGGGCGCTCGGCGAGCGCGCCGCCGTCTCCTCATCACTCCCGGAGAACCCGCTCGCGCTCAAGCGGCGGGTGGTCAGGGAGGCGCTGGCGGCGAGCGGCCTCGAGGTCGGCGACGCCGCAGGCAATCCGGTCGAGGCCGTTCGGCGCGTCGGAGACCCGGTATTGGCGGCGGTCGCCGGGCTGATCGTCGGCGCGACCGCCGCCGGAGTCGAGGTGACCCTGGGCGGCGGCACCCAGCTGGCGGCGGCAGCGGCGCTCGCGCGTCACGCGGGCGTCGAGGTGCCGGTGACGCTCGCGACCACCTCGTTCGTCGCCGGGGACGAGAGCGCCGGAATCGAGGGCTTGGCGTCGGATCTCGACCTCGACCTCCGGGTGACGGATCCCGGGTTCAGAGGGCAGGAGCATCCGGCGATGGCCGCATACGTCGCCGGGGAGGCGAAGGAGGGCGTCGGCATGGGCGGGGCACTTCTCCTCGCCGAGCGCGAAGACGTCTCGATGGCCGAGGTCCGCGAACGGATCGTGACGGTGTACGACCGGGTGACGAAGACGGAGAAACCGCAGCCGTGAGGGGGTTCGTCCTCGGGGGGACGGCCTCGGGCGTCGGCAAGACGGTCGCCACCCTCGCCGTCATCCGCGCGCTCGATCGGGCGGGCCACGCGGTCCAGCCCGCGAAGGCCGGCCCCGACTTCATCGATCCGAGCCATCATCGGCAGGTCGCCGGCCGACCGTCGAGAACGCTCGACCTCTGGCTCCAGGGCGAGGAGGGAATTCTGCGGAACTACCACCGCGGCGAGAGCGTCGACGGGTCTCACCCGTCTTCCCGGGGGACGTCGTCCCCCGCAGTCTGCGTCGTCGAGGGGGTAATGGGGCTGTACGACGGCGACGGTTCCAGTACCGCGATGGTCGCCGAGGCGCTCGACCTGCCCGTCGTGCTCGTCGTCGACGCGAAGGCCGGCATGGAGAGCGTCGCCGCGACCGCGCTCGGCTTTCGGCGCTACGCCGAGCACGCCGGTCGCGATGTCGAGGTCGCCGGCATCCTCGCCCAGCGCGCCCACGGCGGGCGACACGAACGGGGCATTCGGGAGGCGCTTTCCGAGGGAATGGAGTACTTCGGACGGATCCCGCCCGACCACCGACTCGAGATCCCCGATCGCCATCTCGGCCTGGAGATGGGTGGGGAGGCGCCGCTCGCGGAGGAGGCGCTCGACGCTGCGAGCGAGCACGTCCGGGTCGACCGACTGCTCAAGATCGCCCGCACGCCGCCGCGAGCGGCGGAGGACCGGTCCCAGGGAGAGGAGACCGGAAAGCGCGTCGCGATCGCCCGGGACGCCGCGTTCTGCTTCTACTACCCGGCGACGATCGAGCGTCTCGAGGAACGTGCCGAGCTCGTGACGTTCTCGCCGGTCGCGGACGACGCGGTCCCCGACTGCGACGCGGTCTACCTCCCCGGGGGCTATCCCGAACTTCACGCCGAGGCGCTCTCGGAGTCGCCCGCGCTCTCCCAGTTGGCCGAACGGGCGAGCGACGGACTTCCGGTCCTCGGCGAGTGCGGCGGGCTGATGGCGCTCGCGGAGTCGCTCACGACCGTCGAGGACGAGACCCACTCGATGGCCGGCGTGCTCCCCGCCGAGGTGCGAATGTGCGAGCGGTACCAGGCGCTCGACCACGTCGAACTACGTTCGGAGGAGGGGACGCTCACCGCGGGCGCCGGCGAGTCGCTCCGGGGCCACGAGTTCCACTACTCGAACGCCGAGGTCGACGGGGACGCCCGTTTCGCCTTCGAGATGGAGCGAGGTGACGGGATCGACGGCGAACACGACGGCCTGACCGAACACCGGGCGCTCGGAACGTACTGTCACGTCCACCCCGAGAGCGGGGCGTTCGACGCGTTTCTCGACTCGCTGTAACGGGCGAGGATCCCGGCGGCTCAGAACTCGGCTTCGGGTTCGGGGACGACGCCCTCGTCGACGGCGTCGAACTCCTCGCGCAGTTCGCGGATCCGGTCGCGGATGTCCGCCGCGAGTTCGAACTCGAGGTTGCCCGCGGCCTCGTTCATCCGTTCCTCGAGCGCCTCGATCTGCTCGCGGGCGGCCTCCGCGTCCTCGGGGGCGTCGCCGGTCACGCCGCCGGTGTCGGTCTTGCTCCCCGGGAGGTTGGTCTCGCCGACCGCCTTCTCGATCGTCGTCGGCGTGTTGCCGTGCTCCTCGTTGAACTCGCGCTGGATCTCGCGGCGCCGCCGGGTCTCCTCGATCGCCTCGCTCATGGCGTCGGTCGTCTCGTCGGCGTAGAGGACGACCTCGCCCTCGACGTTTCTCGCCGCACGCCCCATCGTCTGGATGAGGGTGGTGCGAGAGCGCAGGAACCCCTGCTGGTCGGCGTCGAGGATCGCAACTAGAGAGACCTCGGGGATGTCGAGCCCCTCCCGCAGCAGGTTGATGCCCACGAGGACGTCGAACTCCCCTAATCGAAGGCCGCGGATGAGTTCGTGGCGTTCGAGGGTGTCGGTCTCGTCGTGCATGTACTCGACCGCGACGCCCGCGTTCTCGAGGTACTCGGTGAGGTCCTCGGCCATCCGTTTCGTGAGCGTAGTCACGAGCGTTCGTTCGTCGCGCTCGATGCGCTCGTCGATCCGGGCCATCAGATCGTCGATCTGGCCCTCGGCGCTCTCGACCTCGACGGCGGGGTCGACCAGGTGGGTCGGTCGAACGATCTGCTCGACCACCTGATCGCTGGTCTCGCGCTCGTAGTCGCCCGGCGTCGCGCTCACGTACAGCCGGCGGTCGACGCGCTCCTCGAACTCCTCGAAGGTGAGCGGGCGGTTGTCGTACGCGGTCGGCAGACGGAAGCCGTTCTCGACCAGCGAGTCCTTTCGCGACTTATCGCCCGCGTACTGGCCCTTGATCTGCGGGATCGTCTGGTGGGACTCGTCGATCACCGTGAGGAAGTCGTCGGGGAAGTAATCGAGCAGGGTGAACGGTGGATCGCCCGACTCGCGGTCCGAGAAGTAGAGCGAGTAGTTCTCGATCCCCGAGCAGTAGCCCGTCTCGCGGAGCATTTCCAGGTCGAAGGTGGTCCGCTCCTCGATTCGCTGGGCCGCGAGCATGTCGCCGTTGCGCTCGAAGTAGCGGATCCGCTTCTCCAGATCGTCCTCGATCTCGGTGATCGCGCTCTGGAGGCGGGACTCGGGGATCGAGTAGTGCTCCGCGGGGTGGACGAGCACGGCGGGCTCCTCGCTCTTGAGCTCGCCCTCGAGCGGATCGAGCTTGCTCAGTTTGTCTATCTCGTCGCCCCAGAACTCCACGCGGACGGCGTAGCGGCCGTACATCGGGAAGATCTCGACGGTGTCGCCTCGCACGCGGAAGGTCCCCTGGGTGAAGTCGACGTCGTTTCGTTCGTAGTTCAGGTCCACGAGGCGCTTCAGGAGCTCGTCGCGGTCGATCTCCTCGCCGCGCTCGAGCCGCAGGCTCATGTCGACGTAGTTCCGCGGGTCACCGAGACCGTAAATGGCCGACACCGAGGCGACGACGATCACGTCGTCGCGCGTGAGCAGCGAGCGGGTCGCGGAGTGGCGCAGCCGATCGATCTCGTCGTTGATCGAGGCGTCCTTGTCGATGTAGGTGTCGCTCTGCTCGACGTACGCCTCGGGCTGGTAGTAGTCGTAGTAGGAGACGAAGTACTCGACGGCGTTGTCCGGAAAGAGGTTCCTGAACTCCTCGTAGAGCTGGGCGGCGAGCGTCTTGTTGTGGGCGATCACCAGCGTCGGCTGCTGGAGCTCCTCGATCGCCCAGCTCACGGTGTTGGTCTTGCCCGACCCCGTCACGCCGAGCAGCGTCTGGCGCGTCGCGCCGTTCTCGTAGCCCTCGACGAGCTGTTCGATCGCCTCGGGCTGGTCGCCAGCGGGCTCGAAGGGCGCGTCGACCCTGAAGGGCTTCTCGGCCTCCGGCGTGTCGGGCTGGAGCGGGCCCGAGTGTGCGTCGCTCATCGGAGGAGAGAGGGGTTCGAGGCACTTGACCCGCTCGCCTGTACGGCGAACGTGACCCGTTTGAGAGACGAGATCACGTCCTCGTCTTCTATTGATATCACGAGTGGTTTATCGCCGTTGCTAGCGTATCCCTAGGTATGGCTACACGAACACACGCCCATGCTGAAGAGAACAAGCGGATCGCTCGTCGGGTCCCTGAGGAGATCGCCACGAAACGGAATCTCGATCTGACCGACGAGGTGTTCGCTGAAGACGCCGTCGAACACGCTCCCTACGGGGATTCTCGGGGAGTAGCGGCGCTCCGAGCGGATTTCAATCGGTTCCTCGCCGCGTTCCCCGATTTCTCGGCGACGGTCGAGGACATCGTCGCCGAAGGGGATACGGTCGCCATGCGCGTTACGCTCCGGGGTACCCAGGAGGGGGAGTTCATGGAAATCGAGCCGACCGGCCGGGAGTTCGAGATCCAGAACATGGTCTTCACGCGTATCGAAGGCGGTAAGATCGCCGAACGGTGGCTCCAACCCGACATACACGGGCTGTTTCGACAACTCGGTGCGGTCGAATCGCCCGTCGCATAGCGTAGCCTCTGACCGGCGTTTACACGGTTTCCGGGGCTCGTACGATGGGCGATCTACTCGCTCGAGGGACGACTGAGAAGCGGGCACCGACGCGCGGCGTCCGTTCCGGCCGTCCAGCTGATACGCACCGTGGGGTTCGACTGCAAGGGGAACCCTCAACGGGACGGGTCGAGTAGCCCGAACCAGTGAGTTTCGCGTTCGGCGCCGAAATCCTCCTCGCCCTCACGTTGCTCTCCTTTCTCGGCGGAATCATCGTCGCCACGATCGGCCCCGGCGGAATCCTCATCGTCACGGGGCTCTACCTGCTGACCTCGCTCTCGAGCGCCCAGGTCGCGGGCACCTCGAGCGCGACGTTCACCGTCGGCGCGGTGCTGGGGAGTCTCGTCTACGCGCGTTCCGGCGAGATCGACTGGCGGGTCGCGGGCGTCGTCAGCGCCGCGGCCGCCGCCGGCACGTGGCTCGGCGTCCAGGCCAACGCCTACCTCTCACGGGAGCTCTACGGGCTGATCCTGGCCGCGCTGCTCGCGGCGGTCGGTTGCAACATCCTCTACCGGGAGTACCGCGACCTCGAACCCCGCTTCGATCTCGGACGCGAGGGGCTCGACCTCGTCGCGTTCGTCGGCATCGGGCTGGTGATCGGCGTCTTCGGCGGGCTGTTGGGCATCGGCGGCGCGGCGCTCTCGGCACCCGCACTCGTGCTCGTCGGCGTCCCCATGCTCGCGACGATCGCGATCACGCAGGTCGTCGTCGTGTTCACCGCGCTGTTCACGACGGTCAACTACCTGCTGCTCGGCGCGGTCGTCACCCCGCTGGTCTTCCTCGTCACGGCTGCCTACCTCGGAGGCGTTACCCTCGGCTGGTGGCTCGCCCACCAGATCGCCACCGACCGGCTGAAGCTTGCGCTGGGGGTCGTCCTGCTGGGGCTCGCGGCCTCGCTCGTGATCTGAGGGCGACGTGGGCGATCCGGTTCGCGTGCCACGCCGGGGGCGAGCGCCGGCTCCGGGAGTCGCGGGTAGGACGGATGGATCGACGCTCGTGGCCGCGTTCCGGCCGTCGCAACCGTTATCAGGCGGACGACGAATCGTTCGACGGATGAAGGTCACCGACGCGCTCGACGCCGCCATCTCGACGCTGGTCGAACGTCCGGCGTCGATCCTGCCGGCCTACCTGATCGGCCAGGGTGCCGGTACGGTCGCTCGGACGATCCCCTTCGTGGGACTGTTCGTCGTCTACCTACTGTTGCGCGCGGACGGTCGGATCGCCGCTCTCGAGGACGCGCTTCGGGAGAGCGACGCGATCGCCCTGAGCGAGCCGGAGGCGATCGATGCCGGGACCGCGCCCGTCGGCGGGCTCGAGGCCGCGGTCTCGAACCTGCTCACCCCGGGCGTAATCGCTGTGCTCGTGCTCTCGGCGCTGCTCGGACTGATCGCGTTCGTCCTCGTCGACGCGACGATCCGCGCCGGACAGGTCCACACGGTCTACGCCGCCCTCCAGGGTCGGGCCCCGCTCGAGGCGGGCGTCGCGGGGGCGATCCGCGACGCCCGGCCGTTCGTCGGCCTCCGGCTCCTCGAGTACGGCCTCTACCTACTCGTGACGGCTGTCTACGGACTCGTCGTCCTCGTCGCGGGCGCGATCTACGCCGCGGACGGGGGGATCGGACTGCTGGTCGCGGCCGTCGCCGCGCTGCTCGCCCCGATCTGGCTGCTCTCGGTGGTGGTGATCGCCGCCGTCTTCCTCTTCGCCCCGCAGGCGATCGTGATCGACGACCGGGGGACGCTCTCCGGACTGAAGGCCGGCGTGGGGTTCGTCCGCCGCCGCCCCGGCGCGTTCGCCGTCTACGTCGCCGTCGCGATCGGCGTCTCGACGGCACTCGGCCTGCTGGGTGCCGTCCTCGCGGTGCTCGGCGGCGCGCAGGTCGCGAGCGTGCTGGCACTGCTGATCGTGGCGCCGTTTCTCGGCCTGCTCAAGACGGCCGTCTACGCCGAGGGCGCGCGGATCGATCCCGACCCGCTGCTGTCGGGTACTCGACGGCCCGTCGCTGCCCGCGCTCGCGACGCCTGGCGGACGAGTCTCGGAACGCTGTGGTCGTTCACCAGGCGAACGCCCGGACTGAGCGCGCTGAGCCTCGCGCTGTTCGGCGTCGGCGTTCTGGGGGGCTACTACGCCGTCGCCGGGTTCGCCATCGGAACGTCTCCGCCCCAGGACCCTGCCGGGGCGTTCGGCTCGATCCCGATCGGGACCTTCGCGCTGATCGCGGCGAACAACTGGCTGGTCGCCGTCGGCCAGTCGTACGCGGGACTCGCGCTCGGGCTCCCGACCGTCGTGAACCTGCTGTTCAACGGCGTCGTGGTCGGTCTGGTCTCGGGACTGAGCGACGACCTCCTGCTCGTCGCCGCGCTCGTCGTCCCTCACGCACTGCTCGAGGTGCCCGCGCTCGCGATATCGGGAGCGCTCGGTCTCCACCTCGCGCGCGTCGGTTGGCGGCGCGCCCGTGGCCGAGTCGACGACGCGGCGCTCGCCGCGGAGCTACGGACCGCCTTCTGGGTGCTCGTCGGCCTCGCGATGCTCTTCGTGATCGCCGCGTTCGTCGAGGCCTTCCTCACCCCCCGGATCGCCGGCTGGTTGGTGTAGTTCCAGGCGAAACGAAGGGGTTGTGAACGAGCCACGAATTCTCTCTCACTGACTGGTTCGTGGATGAAAGATATTTCGGCCGCGACGATTGCCGATGACCCCGTTTCAGTCCGTCGGTTTCGACGGCGGAACGCGCTCCGGTGGACCGGCGGATCTCGGGGCCATCACAGCGGGTTGCGTTTCCGGTGGAACGCGACGGCGGTGGCTACGGAACGACGCCCACCGTCAGAAGGGTGCCGTACGTGCGGTAGCGTTCGACCATCTCTCGACGGGTCTCCCACTCCTCGGTCGGGAACTCGCTCTCCTCGGGGATCTCGACCTCCCGGTCGGGGACGTTGTCCTGGGAGGCGACGTGAAGCCCCGCCTCCCGGAACGCCTCGCGGTACTCCCCGCGCGACCAGCGGGTCATCGGCACCGAGATCCGCTCCTGCCAGTCGTGCGAGTGGACGTTCTCCTCGTAGTAGTTCACGGCACAGAAGAACGTCCCCCCGGGACGGATCACGCGCGCGAGCTCCTCAAGGGTGTGGTGGGGGTCCTCCGCGTAGTAGAACGCCTCCATGCTCCAGGCGTGATCGACCGAGTCGTCGGCAAAGGGGAGTTCGTCGAAGTCGGCGACCAGGTAGGCGATCTCCGGGCTCTCGGTGTACGAGCGAGCGTTGTGGACCATCTCGGGGGCGCCGTCGAGCCCGTAGCCTCGGCCCGCGCCCTTCGTGTCGCGAAGCGCCCGGAGCGCGTAGCCGCTGCCGGTGCCCAGGTCGAGGACCGTCTCGCCCTCCTCGATCGGCATCCGCGCGAGCGCGTGTTTGGCGGTGTGCCAGTGGCGCTCCTCCATCCCCCTATCGCGGCCCTCGGCGGCCCAGTCGTCGAACTCCTCGCGAACGCTCATGGGGAGAGGTCGGTCGGCGACGACAAAACGCGTTCGAATGCTACAGCACGAGCCTCGTCACGGCGAAGAGGATGAGCACGCCGACGACGTCACAGACGTTGGTGACGATCGGGATGGTGGTGTCGTCGGGGTCGTAGCCGAGGCGGAACGACGCCGTGACCGAGACGAGGCTGAGCGTGATCACGAGCAGGGCGAGCGCCAGCCCGCTGAGCATCGAGATGGCGAACACCTGCCAGAACGCGAGGCTTCCCCCGAGCACGCGCCCGATCGCCCACGCCGCGACTCCGACGAGCGAGAAGATGGTGAGCGCGAGGGCGAGCACCGCGCCGACGTTCGCGCGCACGTCCGGGTTCGAGGGGTGGAGCTCGAACGTCCCCAGGTGGAACTGGGTCGAGAGACGCGCGCACATGATCGACGCCAGGTTGCCGGCGGTGCCGATCTGGACCGGCACCAGCACGAGCAGCGAGGGGTAGACGAGCAGCGTCTCCTCGAACGTCTCGAGGACGGAGCCGGAGACCATCTGGAGCAGCGACAGAGCCATCAAGAGGGGGAGCATCGTCGTGACGATCGACCTCGCAGCCCAGTCGCCGAGCGGGTCGTCGTCCCGAGCGTCGCCGGTCAGGACCTCGTAGAGGGCCGCGAGCCGTTCGCTCATGCCCGAGAGGTCGTCGCCGAAGAAACTCACATCAGCCACCCCACGATCCGGACGCCGACCAGCAGGAAGAGCACGCCGAAGACGTCGCCGAGCGTGGTGACGATCGGACCGACGAGGTTGTCGGGGTCGAGTCCCCGTCGATAGCCGACGAACACGACGGTCACGAGAACCGAGAGCATGAGGAGCGCGCTCAGAAAGCCCGCGATGAGCATGATGCCGACCAGCTGGAGCAGGCTTCCCCCCTCCCCGAACGCCAGGAGGACGAGGAAGGCCACGACCGCGATGAACACCGAGACCGTCATTCCGTTGATGAAGGAGGCGAGGATGGCGTGGGCCACCCGCTCGTCGAGCTCGAACCGGGGTTCGATCACCCCCTGATAGAGGCCGCTCGAGAGGCGCGCACCCAACGAGCCGTAGACGCCGCCGCGGGTCGCGAGAAACGCCGGCAGCAACAGGAGCAGGCCGGGGACGCTCTGGATGCCCGCCCGCATCGACTCGCTGCCGAGGATGGTCCCCGCGAACAGGCCGGCGACGAGGCTGACGACGATGGCCGGAAGCGCGCCGCGATAGATCTCCCGCGCCGAATCGTGGGTCGCCATTCTCGTTCGCTACGACTCGACGTCGCTACAAAAACCGCTCGGGAGCCGAGCCGGTCGGGTCGTCCAGGGCGATCGCCAGAGAGATTCCTGGTCTCCGGTGGATCCACCCACGCTTAAGTCGATTCGCGGGCTCCCCATCGTATGGACTACGCGCTGGCGATCGAAGGGGCCCCCGAGACGATTCCGGGCGGGACCGGCGTCCTGCTGTTGCATCCGAGCACGGGTGAGACCGACCGGATCGACACC comes from the Halalkalicoccus sp. CG83 genome and includes:
- a CDS encoding cobalt-precorrin-7 (C(5))-methyltransferase, which codes for MSETGGDHDAETDTDADADGPDSEYDLDSGPDPATVAASRPEPIDPADPVYAVGIGPGNLDYLTPRGERAIREADVVVGFETVVEFVADLTDADLLTCGYRDERETLERFAERAAAGERATAVLMGDPNHSGYQFVGKVQDAVERRTVEAESASRFRGRDETGTSGRPVRVIPGISSLQMAASRARTPMEDARFVTLHKSGDVTEDLARLVEAVGERHLLVLPRPFDWMPGDVADHLLEAGASADLEALVLERLTHENETITRTSLGELAAHSGGSDRESSPFSDLSVLVVRVGVE
- a CDS encoding CbiX/SirB N-terminal domain-containing protein, with the translated sequence MTGDALTLIGREGTQDTETLRTHAARLEDRGVVDAVHVATYAEEPVRELRGRLESIDADRTFVLPACIAHSHETIDAVPAALSYLDSEVRYCEPIGRSPTLTALIMERAANLVDSEGTTLVLIGLGSSSLPYHRQTAEYHAARIRERSNHADVVTCYLLQNPAVECARYNVHTERAVAVPLFLTRNGTTDERIPEKLELDRGGIALADPFGRDRRVTDAIHAEIERQRTLAGEEEDADGSLATFEGSPAGSRQPVATDGEGEYR
- a CDS encoding nicotinate-nucleotide--dimethylbenzimidazole phosphoribosyltransferase, with product MRLVVVGGSTLTAGIDGISAAGANRDAMLHTPSADLEILEYGDVTLAPAVPVSPSGCPTPAVVTRAVRELVGFDVTPLGAGLARSSAAPTVDLGDGPGRDVREEEPVANAGELFESAREFARSLPDSALLIGETIPGGTTTAMAVLRALGERAAVSSSLPENPLALKRRVVREALAASGLEVGDAAGNPVEAVRRVGDPVLAAVAGLIVGATAAGVEVTLGGGTQLAAAAALARHAGVEVPVTLATTSFVAGDESAGIEGLASDLDLDLRVTDPGFRGQEHPAMAAYVAGEAKEGVGMGGALLLAEREDVSMAEVRERIVTVYDRVTKTEKPQP
- a CDS encoding cobyrinic acid a,c-diamide synthase, with amino-acid sequence MRGFVLGGTASGVGKTVATLAVIRALDRAGHAVQPAKAGPDFIDPSHHRQVAGRPSRTLDLWLQGEEGILRNYHRGESVDGSHPSSRGTSSPAVCVVEGVMGLYDGDGSSTAMVAEALDLPVVLVVDAKAGMESVAATALGFRRYAEHAGRDVEVAGILAQRAHGGRHERGIREALSEGMEYFGRIPPDHRLEIPDRHLGLEMGGEAPLAEEALDAASEHVRVDRLLKIARTPPRAAEDRSQGEETGKRVAIARDAAFCFYYPATIERLEERAELVTFSPVADDAVPDCDAVYLPGGYPELHAEALSESPALSQLAERASDGLPVLGECGGLMALAESLTTVEDETHSMAGVLPAEVRMCERYQALDHVELRSEEGTLTAGAGESLRGHEFHYSNAEVDGDARFAFEMERGDGIDGEHDGLTEHRALGTYCHVHPESGAFDAFLDSL
- the uvrB gene encoding excinuclease ABC subunit UvrB — translated: MSDAHSGPLQPDTPEAEKPFRVDAPFEPAGDQPEAIEQLVEGYENGATRQTLLGVTGSGKTNTVSWAIEELQQPTLVIAHNKTLAAQLYEEFRNLFPDNAVEYFVSYYDYYQPEAYVEQSDTYIDKDASINDEIDRLRHSATRSLLTRDDVIVVASVSAIYGLGDPRNYVDMSLRLERGEEIDRDELLKRLVDLNYERNDVDFTQGTFRVRGDTVEIFPMYGRYAVRVEFWGDEIDKLSKLDPLEGELKSEEPAVLVHPAEHYSIPESRLQSAITEIEDDLEKRIRYFERNGDMLAAQRIEERTTFDLEMLRETGYCSGIENYSLYFSDRESGDPPFTLLDYFPDDFLTVIDESHQTIPQIKGQYAGDKSRKDSLVENGFRLPTAYDNRPLTFEEFEERVDRRLYVSATPGDYERETSDQVVEQIVRPTHLVDPAVEVESAEGQIDDLMARIDERIERDERTLVTTLTKRMAEDLTEYLENAGVAVEYMHDETDTLERHELIRGLRLGEFDVLVGINLLREGLDIPEVSLVAILDADQQGFLRSRTTLIQTMGRAARNVEGEVVLYADETTDAMSEAIEETRRRREIQREFNEEHGNTPTTIEKAVGETNLPGSKTDTGGVTGDAPEDAEAAREQIEALEERMNEAAGNLEFELAADIRDRIRELREEFDAVDEGVVPEPEAEF
- a CDS encoding ester cyclase, whose product is MATRTHAHAEENKRIARRVPEEIATKRNLDLTDEVFAEDAVEHAPYGDSRGVAALRADFNRFLAAFPDFSATVEDIVAEGDTVAMRVTLRGTQEGEFMEIEPTGREFEIQNMVFTRIEGGKIAERWLQPDIHGLFRQLGAVESPVA
- a CDS encoding sulfite exporter TauE/SafE family protein — protein: MSFAFGAEILLALTLLSFLGGIIVATIGPGGILIVTGLYLLTSLSSAQVAGTSSATFTVGAVLGSLVYARSGEIDWRVAGVVSAAAAAGTWLGVQANAYLSRELYGLILAALLAAVGCNILYREYRDLEPRFDLGREGLDLVAFVGIGLVIGVFGGLLGIGGAALSAPALVLVGVPMLATIAITQVVVVFTALFTTVNYLLLGAVVTPLVFLVTAAYLGGVTLGWWLAHQIATDRLKLALGVVLLGLAASLVI
- a CDS encoding stage II sporulation protein M, with amino-acid sequence MKVTDALDAAISTLVERPASILPAYLIGQGAGTVARTIPFVGLFVVYLLLRADGRIAALEDALRESDAIALSEPEAIDAGTAPVGGLEAAVSNLLTPGVIAVLVLSALLGLIAFVLVDATIRAGQVHTVYAALQGRAPLEAGVAGAIRDARPFVGLRLLEYGLYLLVTAVYGLVVLVAGAIYAADGGIGLLVAAVAALLAPIWLLSVVVIAAVFLFAPQAIVIDDRGTLSGLKAGVGFVRRRPGAFAVYVAVAIGVSTALGLLGAVLAVLGGAQVASVLALLIVAPFLGLLKTAVYAEGARIDPDPLLSGTRRPVAARARDAWRTSLGTLWSFTRRTPGLSALSLALFGVGVLGGYYAVAGFAIGTSPPQDPAGAFGSIPIGTFALIAANNWLVAVGQSYAGLALGLPTVVNLLFNGVVVGLVSGLSDDLLLVAALVVPHALLEVPALAISGALGLHLARVGWRRARGRVDDAALAAELRTAFWVLVGLAMLFVIAAFVEAFLTPRIAGWLV
- a CDS encoding class I SAM-dependent methyltransferase, yielding MSVREEFDDWAAEGRDRGMEERHWHTAKHALARMPIEEGETVLDLGTGSGYALRALRDTKGAGRGYGLDGAPEMVHNARSYTESPEIAYLVADFDELPFADDSVDHAWSMEAFYYAEDPHHTLEELARVIRPGGTFFCAVNYYEENVHSHDWQERISVPMTRWSRGEYREAFREAGLHVASQDNVPDREVEIPEESEFPTEEWETRREMVERYRTYGTLLTVGVVP
- a CDS encoding magnesium transporter, translating into MLPLLMALSLLQMVSGSVLETFEETLLVYPSLLVLVPVQIGTAGNLASIMCARLSTQFHLGTFELHPSNPDVRANVGAVLALALTIFSLVGVAAWAIGRVLGGSLAFWQVFAISMLSGLALALLVITLSLVSVTASFRLGYDPDDTTIPIVTNVCDVVGVLILFAVTRLVL